The Nocardia vinacea genome contains the following window.
CGATCACCCGCTGGAAGAACGTGCTGATCGGCACGCTCATCTACCAACTCAGCCAGCGTCGTCCCCGCATGATGCGCGACTTCATCCGCAAGCAGACAGCCGCGCAACTGCCGACCGGATACGAGGTGGACGTCCACTTCAAACCGACCTACAACCCGTGGGATCAGCGGCTCTGCCTGGTGCCGGACGGGGATCTCTTCCATGCGATCCGGGCCGGGCGCGCCGCCGTGGTCACCGACCGCATCGAGAAGTTCACCAGCGACGGCCTGCGTCTGGCCTCGGGCGCCGACCTTCCTGCCGATATCGTGGTGACGGCCACCGGTTTGCAATTGCTCGCCTTCGGCGGGATCGAATTCAGCGTCGACGGCCGGGCCATCCCACTGCCCGAAACCATGGCCTACAAGGGGATGATGCTGAGCGGCGTCCCCAACTTCGCCTTCACCATCGGCTACACCAATGCGTCCTGGACGTTGAAGGCGGATCTGGTGGGCGAATTCGTGTGCCGGTTGCTGCGGCATATGGACGACAACGGCTATGACCAGTGCACGCCGTGGCCGGATCCGAGTATCGCCCCGGAGCCCCTGCTGAACTTCCGATCCGGCTACGTCCAGCGCTCCATCGACCACTTTCCCAGGGCCGGATCGCGACGGCCCTGGCGATTGGGTATGAACTACGCCCACGACGTGCTCGCACTGCGCCACGGACGGCTCGAGGACGGCACCATCCGGTTCGCGAGCCGGGCCGCCGCACCCGATCATATTCCGGTGCGTGTGAGGTCATGATCGCAGTGGCGGCGGGGCGAACTAACCTGATTCTCGTGACCCGCGCCGAGCCCACCGCCAGTATCACCACCGAGGCCACGCCGGAATCCGCATTCCGGCGTCGGCTCCTCGATGCGATGGCCGAGGCCGTGCGTGATCGCGGTTATCGCGAAACGACCGTGGCCGATGTGGTCCGCAACGCGCGCACGTCCCGTCGTACCTTCTACCAACATTTCGACAGCAAACAGGACTGTTTCATCGCGCTGCTCGCCGAGCGCAACAATGAGACGATCCAGCAGATCTACGATGCCGTCGATCCGGCCGCGCCCTGGCGCACCCAGGTCCGGCAGGCTATCGAGGCCTGGATCCACGCATCCGATCAGGACACGTCGATCACCCTCGCCTGGATTCGGGACATCCCCGCGCTCGGCGACGCCGCCCGCCAGGTCCAGCACGACGCGGGCGAGGCCTTCATCAATCTGATCCAAAGCCTCACCGCCACACCGGGATTCGAGGCGCCCGGACTGCATCCGCCGACGCGTCAGATGGCGACCATCCTCTACGGTGGTTACCGCGAACTCATCGCCTCCACGGTCGAAGCGGGCAAGGACATCCGCGACATCATCGACGTCGCCGTCGATACGGCCATCGCCCTGGTCGGCCCGCGCTACGAGCCGCCGGGCTAGTCCTTCACGGCCGTGAACTGTGCCAGCGCGCCATTGCACACCAGCTCGGCCTCGCGCAGGCCCGCCGCGGCGATCCAACCCGACAGCTCGGCCGCGGTACCGGACGGACCGAATACGCCCATCGTCCGCATCACCCGCATGTGCAAGTCGAAACGCGGCCGGACTCCGCGCACCACACAACTGCCGACCAGCCGTCCACCCGGCGCGAGCACCCGGGCGAGCGAGGCGACCGCGGCGGCCGGATCCGGCATACAGTGCAGGCCTGCAAAACTCACCACTAGATCGAATTCGCCGGTGGCAAAGGGCAGGTCGACCACATCCGCGCGCACATAGTCGATACCGGACAACCCGGCGCGCTCGGCCGCGCGACGCGCCGCCCCGAGCTGATCATCCGAAATGTCCGCGGCCACATAGCGGAGCTTGCGATCGGGTGCGAGTCGACGCAGGGTCACGCCGCCGCCGACCGGCAGATCAAGCAGCGCGGAACCCTCCGGCAGTTGGTTGACGACATCCATCGCCGCATACATCCGACGGGTGTCACAGCCCCACATCACCTGTCCGGCGGGCCGGGCCACCTGCGGATGGTCGAGCACGAAGTCGTATACCGGAGCCCCGAGATTTCCCCAGACTCTGCTCTGCCACACTTCACGGACGTCGGGCACTGTCGTCTCCTCTTCGCGCGGTGGGAGTCCAGGCTAGGCCGGAGGTCATCGGCGCGCCAAGGCTTTCGCCGATACGCTCTGCTTCGTCAGCGCGGCAGCTGCGGCAGCACGGCGGCCGCGACAGCGCGGGTCACCGCAGGCTTCGGGCTCTGCACCGTGACAATCGGCACGAGGCGTGCGCTGCGGCGGTCCTGCACACCCGAGAATTCTTCTCCGACAACGAGATCGACGACCGTATCGCCGTGACGTTCGTACTCGAAACCGGTGTACCTGTCGTACTCCTGCTGCCGCGCCTGCACGGGAATCGTTGCGCGCTCACGGTATTCGAAGCCGATCTCGACTCGGGCACCGTCCGCCGTCAGGGTGCACTTGTCGTTCATCTGCCCCTCCCAGGTGAATTCGACGCGATGGTCGGGCTCGAGGTGGGGAACAACCACGCAGGGCGTGGCCATACCGGTGAGGGCAGTGATCGCGGTGTCAGGTGAGGTGCCCTGTTTCGGTTGCCGCGCGACATTGGCCAGCATGCTGCGCACCAGTGGTTCCCCCGGTGAACAGGCTTGTGTGCCGGACGCCGTCGATACCGTCAGGATCGCCTGCACGGACGTTCCGTAGGGAATGAAATAGTCGCAGCCGTTCTCCCCCAGCTCGGCGCGTTCCTGCGACGACAGGCCCGTATAGCGGTCGGCGCGGTGTACCTGCTTACCGTCGATCTCCACGACCTCTGCCTGCCTGGGCGACCTGGACAGCCACGTCGGGCCGATGAACCACATCACCTCGGCGCCACCCCGCTCGGGCCCACCGCCGACCACGGCGTCACAGACCGACGGACCACTCGAGACTCCGACCTGGAGATCATTGCCCAGCGACGCCAATAGCTGCCGGTCGACCAACGCACACGGATCGATGGCCCGACTCCAGGTCAGCGCCTCCTGACGCGACTGCGGCACGTCAACAATGTTGGGCGACAACGCATCCCGTGACGACGGCTGACTCTGACACGCCGCGACCGCGATCAACAGCGCACCGACCAGCGCCACCCGACGATGCACGGAAACCTTTTCTCCCTCGGCCGATCGAATGCCGCGTCACCGTACCAGAAATCCACAACCCGCCCTGGTCGTCGCGGCGCCGCAAGGCGATACGCATGCACTACGATCAGCTAGCCATGCGTGCGGAAATCGAGATGGTCGCGCTTCCCGCGGGGCGGGTGACGCTGTCGGATCGGCGGACCCAGCGGAGTTGGGTGGTCGAGGTGGCGGGCTTTCGGCTGGCGGCGTCTTCGACTACCCAGTCGCAGTATGAGCAGGTCACCGGTGAGCTGCCGAGTGCCGCTCGGGGTGACCGGCTGCCGGTCGAGGGTGTCTCGTGGTTCGATGCGATCCGGTTCTGCAATGGCCTGTCATTGGAGGCGGGTTTGCCGCCCGCGTATCGCGTGCACGACGACGAGGTCGAGTGGGATGCCGATAGCGACGGGTACCGGCTGCCGACCGAGGCCGAGTGGGAGTATGCGTGCCGGGCGGGTACTTCGGGGCCGCGATATGGCGAGCTCGACGAAATCGCCTGGTATCGGGGGAATTCCGCAGAGCAGGTGCACGAGGTCGGCGGCAAGCTGCCCAACGCCTGGGGCCTGTACGACATGCTCGGCAACGTCTGGGATTGGTGCTGGGACATTTACGACGCCCAGGTGTACGACTCGTATCGGGTGCTACGCGGTGGCGGCTGGTCCGACGAGAAGTGGAGTTGCCGAGCCTCGGTGCGACGGCGCAGCCATCCGACCTACCGGATCGACGATGTCGGATTCCGGGTCGCGCGTTCGATATTCGCCTGAGCGGTCGCCTTATCGCTTGCCGCCCAAGAACTTCGGCAGCTTGCGCCTGCCGCGCCCGTCGAGCGCACGCATCAATCCTGCCACCACGCGCAAGCGCCCACGCGAGGCCGGATACCACATCAGCTCACGCTTCATCGCCGGTACGCGCGGCACCGTAATCGCTTGCTGGCGACAGTATTTCCGGATTCCGGCGGCCCCGCCCCACCGCGCGCCGATCCCGGAATCCTTCCACCCGCCCATCGGCAGCGCGAAGCTGAACAGATTCGCGAAAGCGTCGTTGACATTGACCGCACCGGCTTCCAGCCGCCGCGCCACCCGCTCGCCGCGCTTGCGGTCTCTTGTCCAGACCGTGGCCGAGAGCCCGTAGACCGAATCATTGGCCAGGCGCACCGCCTCGTCCTCGTCGGCGACCTTCAGCACCGGAATGGTCGGGCCGAATGTCTCCTCGCTGATGCACGCCATCGAATGGTCCACATCCACCAGCACGGTCGGTTCGAAGAAGGTGCCGACCCCGGTCGCCTTGCCACCGGTGGTGATCCGCGCACCCGCGGCCACCGCCTGCTCGACATGGCGTGCCACGATATCGCGCTGGGCCTCGGTCGCCATCGCCCCGATATCGAAAGCGAACCCGCGCCCGTCGTGTCCCTGCCGCAACTTGCGCACCTGTTCGGTCAGGCTGGTCACGAACTCGTCGTAGACCGGCGCCTCGACATACACCCGCTCGATCGAGATACAGACCTGACCGGAATTGAACAGTCCGCCATAGGCGATGCCCGCCGCGGCCCGCTCGATATCAGCATCCGCGAGGACGATCGCCGGATCCTTGCCGCCGAGTTCCAGGCTGTACGGGGTCAGGGTCGCCCCGCAGGCGGCGGCGATCGCCTTACCGGTCTTGGTGGACCCGGTGAACTGGACATAATCCACCGCCTCGACAACCGCGCGGCCGGTATCTCCGCGCCCGGTCGACACCGCGAAGATCGGCGGCGCACCGATCTCGGCCCACC
Protein-coding sequences here:
- a CDS encoding NAD(P)/FAD-dependent oxidoreductase yields the protein MKASGSDSMRGGGRETGGPEHFDVLIIGAGLSGIGAAHHLQTAFPKRSYAILEARTAIGGTWDLFRYPGVRSDSDMHTLGYRFRPWTQAAAIADGPSILDYIRDTASEAGIDRRIRFGHKVIGASWSTEAAQWTVTAEHDGTTSTYTCGFLYVCSGYYRYDHGYTPGFAGIEDFRGQLVHPQQWPADLDYAGKRVVVIGSGATAVTLVPAMAETAAQVTMLQRSPTYIMSVPTEDAVAIRLRERLGPQRAYTITRWKNVLIGTLIYQLSQRRPRMMRDFIRKQTAAQLPTGYEVDVHFKPTYNPWDQRLCLVPDGDLFHAIRAGRAAVVTDRIEKFTSDGLRLASGADLPADIVVTATGLQLLAFGGIEFSVDGRAIPLPETMAYKGMMLSGVPNFAFTIGYTNASWTLKADLVGEFVCRLLRHMDDNGYDQCTPWPDPSIAPEPLLNFRSGYVQRSIDHFPRAGSRRPWRLGMNYAHDVLALRHGRLEDGTIRFASRAAAPDHIPVRVRS
- a CDS encoding TetR/AcrR family transcriptional regulator, whose product is MTRAEPTASITTEATPESAFRRRLLDAMAEAVRDRGYRETTVADVVRNARTSRRTFYQHFDSKQDCFIALLAERNNETIQQIYDAVDPAAPWRTQVRQAIEAWIHASDQDTSITLAWIRDIPALGDAARQVQHDAGEAFINLIQSLTATPGFEAPGLHPPTRQMATILYGGYRELIASTVEAGKDIRDIIDVAVDTAIALVGPRYEPPG
- a CDS encoding class I SAM-dependent methyltransferase, giving the protein MPDVREVWQSRVWGNLGAPVYDFVLDHPQVARPAGQVMWGCDTRRMYAAMDVVNQLPEGSALLDLPVGGGVTLRRLAPDRKLRYVAADISDDQLGAARRAAERAGLSGIDYVRADVVDLPFATGEFDLVVSFAGLHCMPDPAAAVASLARVLAPGGRLVGSCVVRGVRPRFDLHMRVMRTMGVFGPSGTAAELSGWIAAAGLREAELVCNGALAQFTAVKD
- a CDS encoding formylglycine-generating enzyme family protein; amino-acid sequence: MVALPAGRVTLSDRRTQRSWVVEVAGFRLAASSTTQSQYEQVTGELPSAARGDRLPVEGVSWFDAIRFCNGLSLEAGLPPAYRVHDDEVEWDADSDGYRLPTEAEWEYACRAGTSGPRYGELDEIAWYRGNSAEQVHEVGGKLPNAWGLYDMLGNVWDWCWDIYDAQVYDSYRVLRGGGWSDEKWSCRASVRRRSHPTYRIDDVGFRVARSIFA
- a CDS encoding aldehyde dehydrogenase family protein yields the protein MSTAEQQVEIEVRNPADGSVTGRVPDESSASVAATVRELRLFQPEWEAIGPDKRAEWLFRLQDWLIDNSDELTDVVQSETGKTRYDAEIEVPAAVNLIKYWARNAAKFLLDEHPAPHSPLGRTKRLVKTYRPHPVVGIITPWNFPLLNVCFDALPALMAGAAVLVKPSEVTPLSAVALARGWAEIGAPPIFAVSTGRGDTGRAVVEAVDYVQFTGSTKTGKAIAAACGATLTPYSLELGGKDPAIVLADADIERAAAGIAYGGLFNSGQVCISIERVYVEAPVYDEFVTSLTEQVRKLRQGHDGRGFAFDIGAMATEAQRDIVARHVEQAVAAGARITTGGKATGVGTFFEPTVLVDVDHSMACISEETFGPTIPVLKVADEDEAVRLANDSVYGLSATVWTRDRKRGERVARRLEAGAVNVNDAFANLFSFALPMGGWKDSGIGARWGGAAGIRKYCRQQAITVPRVPAMKRELMWYPASRGRLRVVAGLMRALDGRGRRKLPKFLGGKR